The following coding sequences are from one Candidatus Angelobacter sp. window:
- a CDS encoding glutaredoxin: MNKPKIIAYLKPSCGWSNGVRAVLKKYDLPYEDRDIINDALQRQEMIEKSGQMLSPCVEVAGHMLADVSGEEVEAYLLANNLTAPNERTPDAPINQPCANEMPQGTGIQFVQK; the protein is encoded by the coding sequence ATGAACAAACCCAAAATTATCGCTTATTTGAAACCTTCGTGCGGCTGGAGCAACGGTGTGCGCGCCGTGTTGAAAAAATACGACCTGCCGTACGAGGACCGCGACATCATCAACGACGCGTTGCAGCGGCAGGAGATGATTGAAAAGAGCGGACAGATGCTCAGCCCGTGCGTCGAAGTCGCCGGTCACATGCTGGCCGACGTGAGCGGCGAGGAGGTCGAGGCGTATCTGCTGGCCAACAACCTCACAGCCCCGAACGAACGCACGCCCGACGCGCCGATCAACCAGCCTTGCGCGAATGAAATGCCGCAGGGCACGGGCATACAGTTTGTTCAGAAATAA